One genomic window of Garra rufa chromosome 24, GarRuf1.0, whole genome shotgun sequence includes the following:
- the idi1 gene encoding isopentenyl-diphosphate Delta-isomerase 1, with the protein MVRLLWAVRRSAAALLVRVNKPAAGAQTLHLPVQQHTQLHSLVRRLSSPVRMPEINMDNLDEKQVQLLAEMCILIDDNDKKIGADSKKNCHLNSNIEKGLLHRAFSVFLFNSEEKLLLQQRSDAKITFPGCFTNTCCSHPLHTASELEEQDAIGVRRAAQRRLQAELGIPTEQVPPEEMTYLTRIHYKAQSDGIWGEHEIDYILFMQKDVDLNPDPNEIQSHCYVSKEELKELLEKSKRKELEITPWFSLIAETFLFKWWDNLHNLKQFIDHERIHRM; encoded by the exons ATGGTGCGGTTGTTATGGGCGGTGCGCAGATCAGCGGCTGCGCTGCTCGTCAGAGTAAATAAACCCGCTGCTGGAGCTCAAACTCTTCATTTACCTGTTCAACAGCACACACAGCTTCACAG TCTGGTCAGACGGCTCAGTTCACCTGTAAGGATGCCGGAGATTAACATGGATAATCTGGATGAGAAGCAGGTGCAGCTGCTTGCAGAGATGTGCATCCTCATCGACGACAATGACAAAAAGATTGGAGCTGACAGCAAGAAAAACTGCCATCTCAACTCAAATATTGAGAAAG GATTATTGCATCGAGCATTCAGTGTTTTCCTGTTCAACAGCGAGGAAAAGCTGCTCCTTCAGCAGAGATCCGATGCCAAAATCACTTTTCCAG GCTGTTTTACCAACACTTGCTGTAGTCACCCTCTCCACACTGCCAGTGAACTGGAGGAGCAGGACGCCATCGGGGTCCGACGCGCCGCGCAGAGACGCCTACAAGCTGAGCTCGGCATTCCCACCGAACAG GTGCCTCCAGAAGAAATGACGTACCTGACCCGCATCCACTACAAAGCCCAGTCGGACGGCATCTGGGGCGAGCACGAGATCGACTACATCCTCTTCATGCAGAAAGACGTGGATCTGAATCCAGACCCCAACGAGATCCAGAGCCACTGCTACGTGTCCAAAGAGGAGCTGAAGGAGCTTCTGGAGAAATCCAAGAGGAAGGAGCTAGAGATCACACCCTGGTTCAGCCTGATCGCAGAAACCTTTCTCTTCAAGTGGTGGGACAACCTCCATAACCTCAAACAGTTCATCGACCATGAAAGGATCCACCGCATGTAA